From a single Sus scrofa isolate TJ Tabasco breed Duroc chromosome 13, Sscrofa11.1, whole genome shotgun sequence genomic region:
- the UBA5 gene encoding ubiquitin-like modifier-activating enzyme 5 yields MAESVERLQQRIQELERELAQERSRQVVGDRDGKGGRTRIEKMSPEVVDSNPYSRLMALKRMGIVSDYEKIRTFAVAIVGVGGVGSVTAEMLTRCGIGKLLLFDYDKVELANMNRLFFQPHQAGLSKVQAAEHTLRNINPDVLFEVHNYNITTVENFEHFMDRISNGGLEEGKPVDLVLSCVDNFEARMTINTACNELGQTWMESGVSENAVSGHIQLIIPGESACFACAPPLVVAANIDEKTLKREGVCAASLPTTMGVVAGILVQNVLKFLLNFGTVSFYLGYNAMQDFFPTMSMKPNPQCDDRNCRKQQEEYKKRVAALPKQEAVQEEEEIIHEDNEWGIELVSEVSEEELKNSSGPIPDLPEGITVAYTVPQKQEDSVPEVTVEDSGESLEDLMAKMKNM; encoded by the exons ATGGCCGAGTCTGTGGAGCGGCTGCAGCAGCGGATCCAGGAACTGGAACGGGAACTGGCCCAGGAGAGAAGTCGCCAGGTCGTGGGGGACCGCGACGGAAAAGGCGGTCGGACCCGCATCGAGAAGATGAGCCCGGAGGTGGTGGACTCCAACCCCTACAG ccGGCTGATGGCATTGAAACGAATGGGAATTGTAAGCGACTATGAG aaaATCCGTACCTTTGCTGTAGCAATAGTAGGTGTTGGTGGAGTTGGCAGTGTGACTGCTGAAATGCTGACCAGATGTGGCATTGGTAAG ttgctACTCTTTGACTATGACAAGGTGGAACTGGCCAATATGAACAGACTTTTCTTCCAACCTCATCAAGCAGGATTAAGTAAAGTTCAAGCAGCAGAACATACTTTGAG GAACATTAATCCTGATGTTCTTTTTGAAGTGCACAACTACAACATAACCACAGTAGAAAACTTTGAACACTTCATGGATAGAATAAG TAATGGTGGATTAGAAGAAGGAAAACCTGTTGACCTCGTTCTTAGTTGTGTGGACAATTTTGAAGCTCGAATGACAATAAATACA GCTTGTAATGAGCTTGGACAAACATGGATGGAGTCTGGGGTCAGTGAAAATGCAGTATCAGGGCATATACAGCTCATAATTCCTGGAGAATCTGCTTGTTTTGCG tGTGCTCCACCACTTGTAGTTGCTGCAAATATTGATGAGAAGACTCTGAAACGAGAAGGTGTTTGTGCAGCCAGTCTTCCTACCACTATGGGAGTGGTTGCTGGGATCTTGGtacaaaatgtattaaa gtTTCTGTTAAATTTTGGTACTGTTAGTTTTTACCTTGGATACAACGCAatgcaggatttttttcctactatgtCTATGAAGCCAAATCCTCAGTGTGATGACAGAAATTGCAGGAAGCAGCAGGAAGAATATAAG AAAAGGGTAGCAGCATTGCCCAAGCAGGAGGCTgttcaagaagaggaagagataatACATGAAGACAATGAGTGGG GTATTGAATTGGTATCTGAGGTTTCAGAAGAGGAACTGAAAAATTCTTCAGGTCCAATTCCTGACTTACCTGAAGGAATTACAGTGGCATATACAGTTCCCCAAAAG CAAGAAGATTCTGTACCTGAAGTAACAGTGGAAGATTCTGGTGAAAGCTTGGAAGACCTCATGGCCAAGATGAAGAACATGTAA